The Halarchaeum grantii genome contains a region encoding:
- a CDS encoding radical SAM protein, with product MTDPAGLDVTIVDGYVDEPAHFGVPPYISTYPRYTAGALRAAGVPASQITYHTIDALRDERARWLDVEEADLMIYLGGMTVPGKYVGGTPAEPDEVRELAWTANGTSLMGGPIRFGVGEENAGAQDMARDDLDFDFLAMADVEAAAHDLVASGLEGFEDRYRDNDELDRWAEAGAFVVEQHPNHPEYLIAELETSRGCAYRCSFCTEPMYGDPDFRTPDSVVSEVAALADAGVNDFRIGRQADILAYGGDGEAPNPEALRELYGGIRSVVPDLGTLHLDNMNPVTIVDYPEKSREAIRVIAEHNTPGDTAAFGLESADPVVQEENHLLVDADECLEAVRIVNEEGGWRPGESEKVGPSTGDEVSRLPKLLPGINLLHGLKGERPETYEHNRRFLERVYEEGLMLRRINIRQVMAFEGTEMAETGADVAKQNKKRFKQYKSAVREEIDQPMLERVCPPGTVLEDVHFEYHQDGKTFGRSLGTYALLVAVPGERELGTVTDVAITDHGYRSVTGVPYPLDVNDASMDELTAIPGVGSGTAGDIVVNRPYDRAGDAPGDADLGRFTRG from the coding sequence ATGACCGATCCTGCGGGACTCGACGTGACCATCGTGGACGGCTACGTCGACGAACCGGCACACTTCGGCGTGCCGCCCTACATCTCCACGTATCCGCGCTACACGGCGGGCGCGCTCCGTGCGGCTGGCGTCCCCGCCTCGCAGATCACCTACCACACCATCGACGCGCTCCGCGACGAGCGCGCGCGATGGCTGGACGTCGAGGAGGCGGACCTCATGATCTACCTCGGTGGGATGACCGTCCCCGGGAAGTACGTGGGGGGGACGCCAGCCGAACCAGACGAGGTGCGCGAGCTCGCGTGGACGGCGAACGGCACGTCGCTGATGGGCGGGCCAATCCGGTTCGGCGTCGGCGAGGAGAACGCGGGCGCGCAGGACATGGCGCGCGACGACCTCGACTTCGACTTCCTCGCGATGGCGGACGTCGAGGCGGCCGCCCACGACCTCGTCGCCAGCGGCCTCGAGGGCTTCGAGGACCGCTACCGCGACAACGACGAACTCGACCGGTGGGCGGAGGCGGGCGCGTTCGTCGTCGAGCAGCACCCGAACCATCCGGAGTACCTCATCGCGGAGCTCGAGACCTCCCGCGGGTGTGCGTACCGGTGTTCGTTCTGCACGGAGCCGATGTACGGCGACCCGGACTTCCGGACGCCCGACTCGGTCGTCTCCGAGGTCGCGGCGCTCGCTGACGCCGGCGTGAACGACTTCCGCATCGGCCGGCAGGCCGACATCCTCGCGTACGGCGGGGACGGCGAGGCGCCGAACCCCGAGGCCCTCCGCGAGCTCTACGGGGGCATTCGCTCGGTCGTCCCGGACCTCGGGACGCTCCACCTCGACAACATGAACCCGGTGACCATCGTGGACTACCCGGAGAAATCGAGGGAGGCCATCCGCGTCATCGCCGAGCACAACACGCCCGGCGACACGGCGGCGTTCGGCCTCGAGTCCGCCGACCCCGTCGTACAGGAGGAGAACCACCTCCTCGTGGACGCCGACGAGTGTCTCGAGGCCGTCCGCATCGTGAACGAGGAAGGGGGCTGGCGGCCCGGCGAATCGGAGAAAGTCGGCCCCTCGACGGGCGACGAAGTGAGTCGCCTCCCGAAGCTCCTCCCCGGGATCAACCTCCTGCACGGCCTGAAGGGCGAGCGCCCGGAGACCTACGAGCACAACCGGCGCTTCCTCGAGCGCGTCTATGAGGAGGGGCTGATGCTTCGGCGCATCAACATCCGGCAGGTGATGGCGTTCGAGGGGACGGAGATGGCGGAGACGGGCGCGGACGTCGCGAAGCAGAACAAGAAGCGCTTCAAGCAGTACAAGAGCGCGGTCCGCGAGGAGATCGACCAGCCGATGCTCGAACGGGTCTGCCCGCCCGGCACCGTGCTCGAGGACGTCCACTTCGAGTACCACCAGGACGGAAAGACGTTCGGGCGCTCCCTCGGCACCTACGCGCTCCTCGTCGCCGTCCCCGGCGAGCGCGAACTCGGCACCGTCACCGACGTCGCCATCACCGACCACGGCTATCGCTCCGTCACCGGCGTCCCCTACCCGCTTGACGTGAACGACGCGTCGATGGACGAACTCACCGCGATTCCCGGCGTCGGGAGCGGGACCGCGGGCGACATCGTCGTCAACCGCCCGTACGACCGCGCGGGCGACGCGCCGGGGGACGCGGACCTCGGGCGCTTCACGCGCGGCTGA
- a CDS encoding DUF7559 family protein — protein MPATMELKCTDDACELDMAELHFTYDMPDDVSAADFQCPYCGGTDCLEEIEL, from the coding sequence ATGCCCGCCACGATGGAACTCAAGTGCACGGACGACGCGTGCGAGCTGGACATGGCCGAACTCCACTTCACCTACGACATGCCCGACGACGTCAGCGCGGCGGACTTCCAGTGCCCGTACTGCGGGGGAACGGACTGCTTGGAGGAGATCGAGCTGTGA
- a CDS encoding Hsp20/alpha crystallin family protein — protein sequence MSDPGTYGAAATRAVLKRVGRAASRLQARTPLAVDVLESDAEYLVVFDAPGAEERDVDVEVSDAAVRVSLDRFRDYREGFETVLPGRALSLDGRAELPRDAIVDPEAARARLNDDGTLYVFVPKAEPVDIRADE from the coding sequence GTGAGCGACCCCGGGACGTACGGTGCGGCGGCGACGCGCGCCGTCCTGAAGCGCGTCGGCCGCGCCGCGAGTCGCCTCCAAGCGCGCACCCCGCTCGCCGTCGACGTCCTCGAGAGCGACGCGGAGTACCTCGTCGTCTTCGACGCGCCCGGCGCCGAAGAGCGCGACGTCGACGTCGAGGTGAGCGACGCGGCGGTGCGCGTCAGCCTCGACCGTTTCCGGGACTACCGCGAGGGCTTCGAGACGGTGCTTCCCGGCCGCGCGCTCTCGCTCGACGGGCGCGCGGAGCTCCCGCGGGACGCCATCGTCGACCCCGAGGCCGCGAGGGCGCGGCTGAACGACGACGGCACCCTCTACGTCTTCGTCCCGAAAGCCGAGCCGGTCGACATCCGGGCCGACGAGTAG
- a CDS encoding NAD(P)/FAD-dependent oxidoreductase, translating to MSSDGAVVAVTGALRVAVVGGGAVGLTAAYDLAARDADVTVFDRGAFGAGSTERAAGIVYDAYAEDVDVGVAARAIERFRAFSGERGFRFTSAPYLWFTTQAGASAAAIREQAERMQHHDRDVTLLTAEEIRREFPVLRTEDIEVGALARTAGVADPRGYVDLLVAKAREAGADLRPETPATVALDPPRVNGERYDAVVVTAGAWTKRVLADAGVRVPLEPYRVQALVTGGPSVPIFYDADEEYYARPHPEGVLAGDGVTEDVDPDDYDEDADDAFHASMRRRLGERLVNADVPLARSWAGVCAGTPDNDPLLGELAEGLYVGAGWAGHGFMRAPALGERLALQVLGEREGIAAFDPTRDAGHDR from the coding sequence GTGTCGAGCGACGGCGCGGTGGTCGCGGTGACGGGCGCACTACGCGTCGCCGTCGTCGGCGGCGGCGCGGTCGGTCTCACTGCGGCGTACGACCTCGCGGCGCGCGACGCGGACGTCACGGTGTTCGACCGTGGTGCGTTCGGTGCGGGGAGCACGGAGCGCGCGGCCGGCATCGTCTACGACGCGTACGCCGAGGACGTCGATGTCGGCGTCGCGGCGCGGGCGATCGAGCGCTTCCGCGCGTTCTCCGGCGAGCGCGGCTTCCGCTTCACGAGCGCGCCCTACCTCTGGTTCACGACGCAGGCCGGGGCGAGCGCGGCGGCGATCCGCGAGCAGGCCGAGCGCATGCAACACCACGACCGCGACGTCACCCTGCTCACGGCCGAGGAGATCAGACGCGAGTTCCCCGTCCTGCGCACCGAGGACATCGAGGTCGGGGCGCTCGCGCGGACGGCGGGCGTCGCGGACCCGCGCGGCTACGTCGACCTCCTCGTCGCGAAGGCCCGGGAGGCGGGCGCGGACCTCAGACCGGAGACGCCCGCAACCGTGGCGCTCGACCCGCCGCGGGTGAACGGCGAGCGCTACGACGCCGTCGTCGTGACCGCGGGCGCGTGGACGAAGCGCGTGCTCGCCGACGCCGGCGTCCGCGTGCCGCTGGAGCCGTATCGCGTGCAGGCGCTCGTCACCGGCGGGCCGAGCGTCCCCATCTTCTACGACGCGGACGAGGAGTACTACGCCCGCCCCCACCCCGAGGGCGTGCTCGCGGGCGACGGCGTGACGGAGGACGTCGACCCGGACGATTACGACGAGGACGCGGACGACGCGTTCCACGCGTCGATGCGCCGCCGGCTCGGCGAGCGCCTCGTGAACGCGGACGTGCCGCTCGCGCGCTCGTGGGCCGGCGTCTGCGCGGGCACGCCGGACAACGACCCGCTCCTCGGCGAACTCGCCGAGGGGCTCTACGTCGGCGCGGGCTGGGCGGGCCACGGCTTCATGCGCGCGCCCGCGCTCGGCGAGCGCCTCGCGTTACAGGTGCTCGGCGAGCGGGAGGGCATCGCGGCCTTCGACCCGACGCGGGACGCCGGCCACGACCGATAA
- a CDS encoding DUF7388 family protein, with translation MLTAEARVRETGIDAVALKPMECDVAEAASLPFETVVVDYEGREHLPETDVLRRIASERDLRVTVPVRASGFDPLGDDALASDLPEEAGRVFVAGHSAYLDEDERAKRVAPRLGAAVEDHPDAWVGTEGVERVALATGAGQFELLSRSTEHDLRALRAAGFDGHVSLYAPVVLTEDEDAVLDAVGGYAARRGPVARALPEGAATDGSASGRAREVLSAAVRDYALVGDAAAVGERVAELKAAGADTVVGYPARGPEDFR, from the coding sequence ATGTTGACCGCCGAGGCGCGCGTCCGCGAGACCGGCATCGACGCGGTGGCGCTGAAGCCGATGGAGTGCGACGTCGCGGAGGCGGCGTCCCTCCCGTTCGAGACGGTGGTCGTGGACTACGAGGGCCGCGAGCACCTCCCCGAGACGGACGTCCTCCGGCGAATCGCAAGCGAGCGCGACCTCCGAGTGACGGTCCCGGTGCGCGCGTCGGGGTTCGACCCGCTCGGCGACGACGCGCTCGCGAGCGACCTCCCCGAGGAGGCGGGTCGCGTGTTCGTCGCCGGCCACAGCGCCTACCTCGACGAGGACGAGCGCGCGAAACGCGTCGCGCCGCGACTCGGGGCGGCGGTCGAGGACCACCCGGACGCGTGGGTGGGGACGGAGGGCGTCGAGCGGGTGGCGCTCGCGACGGGCGCCGGCCAGTTCGAGCTGCTCTCGCGCTCGACCGAACACGACCTGCGCGCGCTGCGCGCGGCGGGCTTCGACGGGCACGTCTCGCTCTACGCGCCCGTCGTGCTCACCGAGGACGAGGACGCGGTGCTCGACGCCGTCGGGGGCTACGCGGCGCGGCGCGGCCCCGTGGCGCGCGCGCTCCCGGAGGGCGCGGCGACGGACGGGTCGGCGTCCGGACGGGCGCGCGAGGTGCTCTCGGCGGCGGTCCGCGATTACGCCCTCGTCGGCGACGCGGCGGCGGTCGGCGAGCGCGTCGCGGAGCTGAAGGCGGCGGGCGCGGACACCGTCGTCGGCTATCCGGCGCGCGGCCCCGAGGATTTCCGCTAG
- a CDS encoding NUDIX hydrolase, with amino-acid sequence MDFGRIAAHDPVAVTDAERDAAVLVPVIERADGPALLFTKRASHLGEHPGQMSFPGGGREPSDRDLTATALREAEEEIGLRSEEARVVGRLDDIHTVSRYSITPVVARVPDRAYDPDEREVAEIAVLSVAALTDPGNYELERREHPEFGELDVHFFHVAGYTVWGATGRILAQFLELAADWTPPERPDYVLDPDAEP; translated from the coding sequence ATGGACTTCGGTCGCATCGCCGCCCACGACCCCGTCGCGGTGACGGACGCGGAGCGCGACGCCGCCGTGCTCGTGCCCGTGATCGAGCGCGCGGACGGGCCGGCGCTGCTCTTCACGAAGCGGGCGTCCCACCTCGGCGAGCATCCGGGCCAGATGAGCTTCCCCGGCGGCGGGCGCGAGCCGAGCGACCGGGACCTGACGGCGACGGCGCTCCGCGAGGCCGAGGAGGAGATCGGCCTCCGCTCGGAGGAGGCGCGCGTCGTCGGGCGACTCGACGACATCCACACGGTCTCGCGCTATTCCATCACGCCGGTGGTGGCGCGCGTTCCGGACCGCGCGTACGATCCGGACGAGCGCGAGGTCGCGGAGATCGCGGTGCTCTCGGTCGCGGCCCTCACGGACCCGGGGAACTACGAGCTGGAGCGCCGCGAGCACCCGGAGTTCGGCGAGCTCGACGTCCACTTCTTCCACGTCGCCGGCTACACGGTCTGGGGGGCGACGGGGCGCATCCTCGCGCAGTTCCTCGAACTCGCGGCGGACTGGACGCCGCCGGAGCGCCCGGACTACGTCCTGGACCCGGACGCTGAGCCGTGA
- a CDS encoding DUF7109 family protein yields MDLDPDELAGVCDLFGALTRDELAAAVEELAFRRGVDFEREAHDAAVESAREAYVLVVLGESVADALADAGADVDPPLVAPGPRAFPVVPDGGTDLPHILDVPRRDVPGAAVERAVRARLAAEVAALDDDPDDERAARLLDVTYDAELLTGGDFSRTRAMLDGGDGGDDGDGAA; encoded by the coding sequence ATGGACCTCGACCCGGACGAACTCGCGGGCGTCTGCGACCTCTTCGGCGCGCTCACGCGCGATGAACTGGCGGCGGCCGTCGAGGAACTCGCGTTCCGGCGCGGCGTCGATTTCGAGCGCGAGGCCCACGACGCGGCCGTCGAGTCGGCCCGCGAGGCGTACGTGCTCGTGGTGCTCGGGGAGTCGGTGGCGGACGCGCTCGCCGACGCCGGCGCGGACGTCGACCCGCCGCTCGTCGCCCCGGGGCCGCGCGCGTTCCCCGTGGTGCCCGACGGCGGGACCGACCTGCCCCACATCCTCGACGTGCCGCGCCGCGACGTCCCGGGCGCGGCGGTGGAGCGCGCCGTCCGCGCGCGCCTCGCCGCCGAGGTTGCGGCCCTCGACGACGACCCGGACGACGAGCGGGCCGCGCGCCTCCTCGACGTGACGTACGACGCGGAGTTGCTCACCGGCGGGGACTTCTCGCGGACGCGCGCGATGCTCGACGGGGGCGACGGTGGAGACGATGGGGATGGCGCCGCGTGA
- a CDS encoding glycosyl transferase family 2, which translates to MDYTQERVATLHDYGDAHPDAPVDRATVVVPMTEREYAGLAAEGVLSTLEDVDPGRVLVALRAPAERVPAFCEWLEGFDLSLDVLWCTGPRLSALLDDAGLAGESGKGRDVWLALGLAARSEYVALHDADAASYSERDVPKLLAPLSNDFEFVKGYYARVESGRLYGRLFRLFYEPLVDALADAHDHDVLDYLGAFRYALAGECAMTADVARSLRVQRRWGLEVGTLGEAYRLAGFSGSAQVDLGFYEHDHRAVSGPTGLGDMSEGVGDALLRAVEAAGVDPAYDTLAERYVEAARRFERGYAADAAFNDFTHEPAAEHEQVETYREAVSPPGPDTRLPAWVDAPLAPADVREAAAADLDAVR; encoded by the coding sequence ATGGACTACACGCAGGAGCGGGTGGCGACGCTCCACGACTACGGGGACGCCCACCCGGACGCGCCGGTGGACCGGGCGACGGTGGTCGTCCCGATGACGGAGCGCGAGTACGCGGGGCTCGCCGCCGAGGGCGTGCTCTCGACGCTCGAGGACGTCGATCCGGGGCGCGTGCTCGTGGCGCTGCGCGCGCCCGCCGAGCGCGTGCCGGCGTTCTGCGAGTGGCTGGAGGGCTTCGACCTCTCGCTCGACGTGCTCTGGTGTACGGGGCCGCGCCTCTCCGCGCTCCTCGACGACGCGGGGCTCGCGGGCGAATCGGGGAAGGGCCGTGACGTCTGGTTGGCGCTCGGGCTCGCGGCGCGCTCGGAGTACGTCGCGCTCCACGACGCGGACGCCGCGAGCTACAGCGAGCGCGACGTGCCGAAGCTCCTCGCCCCCCTCTCGAACGACTTCGAGTTCGTGAAGGGCTACTACGCCCGTGTCGAGTCCGGGCGGCTCTACGGCCGGCTCTTCCGGCTGTTCTACGAGCCGCTGGTGGACGCACTCGCGGACGCGCACGACCACGACGTGCTCGACTACCTCGGGGCGTTCCGCTACGCGCTCGCGGGCGAGTGCGCGATGACGGCCGACGTCGCGCGGTCGCTGCGCGTCCAGCGGCGCTGGGGGCTCGAGGTCGGCACACTCGGGGAGGCGTATCGCCTCGCCGGTTTCTCGGGGTCGGCGCAGGTCGACCTCGGCTTCTACGAGCACGACCACCGCGCGGTGTCGGGGCCGACCGGCCTCGGCGACATGAGCGAGGGGGTCGGCGACGCGCTCCTGCGTGCGGTGGAGGCGGCGGGCGTCGACCCGGCGTACGACACGCTCGCCGAGCGATACGTCGAGGCGGCGCGGCGCTTCGAGCGCGGCTACGCGGCTGACGCGGCGTTCAACGACTTCACGCACGAGCCGGCGGCCGAACACGAGCAGGTCGAGACGTATCGCGAGGCCGTCTCGCCGCCCGGCCCGGACACGCGCCTGCCCGCGTGGGTGGACGCGCCGCTCGCGCCGGCGGACGTCCGGGAGGCCGCGGCGGCCGACTTGGACGCGGTACGCTGA
- a CDS encoding SDR family oxidoreductase, which produces MRVAILGCGYVGIELGRQLRESGHDPVGVRRSESGAAAIEDAGFEAVRADVTDADDLTRVPDVDAVVFAASSGGRDAAAARRVYVEGLRTAIDAFGERDSPPEQFVYTSSTGVYGDHGGDWVDEETDLEPTTAKTEVLVEAERVARERAAEHGMAGRVVRFAGLYGPDRYRLERYLSGTVVEGYLNMLHRDDAAGVVRFALTETDEPVLLAVDDEPVSRIALAEWLADACGVEAPETVTRAERLDADDLSEAARRRLTTSKRCSNRLLRSLGYEFAYPTFREGYADAVAAYRESER; this is translated from the coding sequence ATGCGCGTCGCGATACTGGGCTGTGGCTACGTCGGCATCGAGCTCGGCCGCCAGCTCCGCGAGTCGGGCCACGACCCCGTGGGCGTCCGGCGCTCCGAGTCGGGCGCCGCCGCTATCGAGGACGCGGGCTTCGAGGCCGTCCGCGCGGACGTGACGGACGCGGACGACCTGACGAGGGTCCCGGACGTCGACGCGGTGGTCTTCGCGGCGTCCTCGGGCGGGCGCGACGCGGCGGCCGCGCGCCGCGTCTACGTCGAGGGGCTGCGTACCGCCATCGACGCGTTCGGCGAACGCGACAGCCCGCCGGAACAGTTCGTCTACACGTCGAGCACGGGCGTCTACGGCGACCACGGCGGCGACTGGGTGGACGAGGAGACCGACCTCGAGCCGACGACGGCGAAGACGGAGGTGCTCGTCGAGGCCGAGCGCGTCGCCCGTGAGCGGGCGGCCGAGCACGGGATGGCCGGGCGCGTCGTCCGCTTCGCCGGCCTCTACGGGCCCGACAGATATCGGTTGGAGCGCTACCTCTCGGGGACGGTCGTCGAGGGCTACCTGAACATGCTGCACCGCGACGACGCGGCGGGCGTCGTCCGCTTCGCGCTGACGGAGACGGACGAACCCGTCCTGCTCGCGGTGGACGACGAGCCGGTGTCGCGGATCGCGCTCGCGGAGTGGCTCGCGGACGCCTGCGGGGTCGAGGCGCCGGAGACGGTGACGCGCGCGGAGCGCCTCGACGCCGACGACCTCTCGGAGGCGGCGCGGCGCCGCCTCACGACGAGCAAGCGCTGCTCGAACCGCCTCCTGCGCTCGCTGGGCTACGAGTTCGCGTATCCGACGTTCCGCGAGGGGTACGCGGACGCCGTCGCGGCCTACCGCGAGTCCGAGCGGTAG
- a CDS encoding DUF5791 family protein, protein MLTEEIADPEATSATEIRTRYLAALTAVTEERGVDAVAGETDLSAERVEAIVAGDADDVTLEEAAALLACSPDYPSAEDYLLEVRDHLMLQMSSAVVDVDSLRRGIETELDAKELQQKVEGRRAMSLSEYARVTQYLASENPW, encoded by the coding sequence ATGCTCACCGAGGAAATCGCGGACCCGGAGGCGACGTCGGCAACGGAGATCCGAACGCGGTATCTGGCGGCGCTGACGGCTGTCACCGAGGAGCGCGGCGTGGACGCCGTCGCGGGCGAAACGGACCTCTCCGCGGAGCGCGTCGAGGCCATCGTCGCGGGGGACGCCGACGACGTGACGCTCGAGGAGGCGGCAGCGCTGCTCGCCTGCTCGCCGGACTACCCGTCGGCCGAGGACTACCTCCTCGAGGTCCGCGACCACCTGATGCTCCAGATGAGCTCGGCGGTCGTCGACGTCGACTCGCTCCGTCGCGGCATCGAGACGGAGCTCGACGCGAAGGAACTCCAGCAGAAGGTCGAGGGCCGACGCGCGATGTCGCTCTCCGAGTACGCGCGCGTCACGCAGTATCTGGCGTCGGAGAACCCCTGGTAG
- a CDS encoding DUF7286 family protein yields MRVDPFPDQRARIPFAVIGALLLVTSATLATGIAVKPSQTGYDAGPAIGASWSAAGAAAERAALTASVDAARSPVVAVANTSYGRALNASQPFRDALRLRIYVGVRDALAASPVTVEGVRAVASLPPIETPADARAAVERVTLAGVDDGSALRVHVRDVTVTATRNGAVIERIARPLVVTAPTPVLAVHGRVATFEERLNTGVFAGSGLARRATASLTVLAETRGLAQYGGAPVDNVVANRHVALVTNRGVVALQRAAFGAADPDARAATRRAAVATAGRDALAGVGVAAANANVTAANGSSAAATVADATADLHPGAASPQPVPLAPVADDAFVASVDGGGFDAALSRAYAVDVRLATRVGDANASVAAPPTPAGYRHHATLHRTVSRDNRTRAVAVTVGVRLHTDAALPVVGDDSRWLASAAVRRAVRSALPDSVGERALDGALDDSFTVEPTVSGARRAAALDALAETHATLRTVTSHVDRRSFLDGEPLASLTTAVDAAVDTDTAGATTLRERAAVAVRASYADRVRALVEDRRSTLARAQSRIGDALAERDVPTTPPPVAGPAAPPVAMRVSSEPAYLSLARVTPTDAAVESAHYPLGARNTNLATIPSEDLADAVLDIVFGDRRERVALATAAGTLRAADEVPVADAGLRRGVSASVESARDGLDTALDTHTALSANEREQALDAGFGQYGTVAARGLAVANGSVAESVAAAANEREGGRSGVLAARLRVALRDLESSGALSVGESTVSSARASVESSVRDAAHRAVADATQSAGERAVERSALRLLPAGIPLLPLPGQWYVTVNAWDVAAHGGYERFEVAAALGRPGVGDGSLRYVREDAPVAVDVDGDGVPETLGRNARLDFAYRTGVVVVVPPGPRGVGDVGDADERSAGW; encoded by the coding sequence GTGAGAGTCGATCCGTTCCCCGACCAGCGCGCTCGCATCCCGTTCGCGGTGATCGGCGCGCTCCTCCTCGTCACGAGCGCGACGCTCGCCACCGGCATCGCCGTGAAGCCGTCGCAGACGGGCTACGACGCCGGGCCCGCCATCGGCGCGTCGTGGAGCGCCGCCGGCGCCGCCGCCGAGCGCGCCGCCCTCACCGCGAGCGTCGACGCCGCGCGGTCGCCTGTCGTGGCGGTCGCGAACACGTCCTACGGGCGCGCCCTGAACGCGAGCCAGCCGTTCCGCGACGCGCTCCGCCTCCGCATCTACGTCGGTGTCCGGGACGCGCTCGCGGCGAGTCCCGTCACCGTCGAAGGCGTCCGCGCCGTCGCGTCGCTCCCGCCGATCGAGACGCCGGCCGACGCTCGTGCCGCCGTCGAGCGCGTCACGCTCGCCGGCGTCGACGACGGGAGCGCGCTCCGCGTTCACGTCCGGGACGTGACCGTCACCGCGACGCGGAACGGCGCCGTCATAGAGCGCATCGCCCGCCCGCTCGTCGTCACCGCTCCCACGCCCGTGCTCGCCGTCCACGGGCGCGTCGCGACGTTCGAGGAGCGCCTGAACACCGGCGTCTTCGCGGGGTCCGGACTCGCGCGCCGCGCCACCGCCTCGCTCACGGTTCTCGCGGAGACACGCGGCCTCGCCCAGTACGGCGGCGCGCCGGTCGACAACGTCGTCGCGAACCGCCACGTCGCGCTCGTGACGAACCGCGGCGTCGTCGCCCTCCAGCGAGCGGCGTTCGGCGCGGCGGACCCGGACGCCCGCGCCGCGACTCGGCGCGCGGCCGTCGCCACCGCCGGCCGCGACGCACTCGCCGGCGTCGGCGTCGCAGCGGCGAACGCGAACGTGACCGCGGCGAACGGTTCGTCCGCGGCCGCGACCGTCGCGGACGCGACTGCCGACCTCCACCCCGGCGCGGCGAGCCCCCAGCCGGTGCCGCTCGCACCGGTCGCGGACGACGCGTTCGTCGCGTCCGTCGACGGGGGCGGGTTCGACGCCGCGCTCTCGCGGGCGTACGCCGTCGACGTCCGCCTCGCGACGCGCGTCGGCGACGCGAACGCGAGCGTCGCCGCGCCCCCGACGCCCGCCGGCTACCGTCATCACGCGACGCTCCACCGCACCGTCTCGCGCGACAACCGGACCCGCGCGGTCGCCGTCACCGTCGGCGTCCGCCTCCACACGGACGCGGCCCTCCCGGTCGTCGGCGACGACTCGAGGTGGCTCGCGTCCGCTGCCGTCCGCCGCGCCGTCCGGAGCGCTCTTCCCGACTCGGTCGGCGAGCGCGCCCTCGACGGCGCACTCGACGACTCGTTCACGGTCGAGCCGACGGTCTCGGGCGCGCGGCGCGCGGCGGCGCTCGACGCGCTCGCGGAGACGCACGCGACGCTCCGGACCGTCACGAGCCACGTCGACCGGCGCTCGTTCCTCGACGGGGAGCCGCTCGCGTCGCTCACCACGGCCGTGGACGCGGCGGTCGACACCGACACGGCAGGCGCGACGACGCTGCGCGAGCGGGCGGCCGTCGCCGTCCGCGCGTCGTACGCCGACCGCGTGCGCGCGCTCGTCGAGGACCGGCGCTCCACGCTCGCGCGGGCCCAGTCCCGGATCGGTGACGCGCTCGCCGAGCGCGACGTCCCGACGACGCCGCCACCGGTCGCTGGACCGGCCGCGCCCCCGGTCGCGATGCGCGTGTCGAGTGAGCCCGCGTACCTCTCGCTCGCACGCGTCACGCCGACCGACGCGGCGGTCGAATCGGCGCACTACCCGCTCGGTGCGCGGAACACGAACCTCGCGACGATTCCCTCCGAGGACCTCGCGGACGCCGTGCTCGACATCGTCTTCGGGGACCGCCGCGAGCGGGTGGCGCTCGCGACCGCCGCCGGGACGCTCCGGGCGGCCGACGAGGTGCCCGTCGCGGACGCCGGCCTCCGTCGCGGCGTCTCCGCGTCCGTCGAGAGCGCACGCGACGGGCTCGACACCGCGCTCGATACCCACACCGCGCTCTCCGCGAACGAGCGCGAACAGGCGCTCGATGCGGGGTTCGGACAGTACGGAACGGTAGCGGCTCGCGGACTCGCCGTCGCGAACGGGTCGGTCGCCGAGTCGGTCGCGGCCGCCGCGAACGAGCGCGAGGGTGGCCGTTCCGGTGTCCTCGCCGCGCGCCTCCGCGTCGCGCTCCGCGACCTCGAGTCCTCGGGCGCGCTCTCCGTCGGCGAGTCGACCGTCTCGTCGGCGCGAGCGTCCGTCGAGTCCTCGGTTCGCGACGCTGCGCACCGCGCCGTCGCGGACGCCACCCAGAGTGCGGGCGAGCGCGCCGTCGAGCGCTCCGCGCTCCGATTGCTCCCGGCGGGGATACCGCTGCTCCCGCTCCCCGGCCAGTGGTACGTCACGGTGAACGCGTGGGACGTCGCCGCGCACGGCGGCTACGAGCGCTTCGAGGTGGCGGCGGCGCTCGGCCGCCCGGGCGTCGGCGACGGCTCACTGCGGTACGTCCGCGAGGACGCGCCGGTCGCCGTCGACGTGGACGGCGACGGCGTCCCCGAGACGCTCGGCCGGAACGCGCGACTCGACTTCGCGTACCGGACGGGCGTCGTGGTCGTCGTCCCGCCGGGCCCGCGCGGCGTCGGCGACGTGGGCGACGCGGACGAGCGCTCTGCCGGCTGGTAG